The Candidatus Methylomirabilota bacterium genome includes a window with the following:
- the prmC gene encoding peptide chain release factor N(5)-glutamine methyltransferase, which produces MPPATRVRGRELLDAAIARLAEAGIGMAGVDAEWLLAGVLGVRRFDLYPALAHELEEGLATRFDHAVSRRARREPLQRILGWEEFRGLRFVLTPAVLVPRPETEMLVEWAVTLLPPPAPRRRPLVVDVGTGSGCIACALAHERPDVDLIATDTSLAALVLARSNARRLGLQERVRPVAGDLLAAIGSAKADLIVSNPPYLPTDLLAELMPEVRDHEPRAALDGGADGLRDLRRLVAEARRALRPSGALVLETAGGAQAAEVSALARAAGLAQVTVRRDLAGIERFVAARTSAETNSETA; this is translated from the coding sequence ATGCCCCCGGCGACCAGGGTGAGGGGACGGGAGCTCCTCGACGCGGCGATCGCGCGGCTGGCGGAGGCCGGCATCGGGATGGCGGGCGTCGACGCGGAGTGGCTGCTCGCCGGTGTGCTCGGGGTGCGCCGCTTCGACCTCTATCCGGCGCTCGCCCACGAGCTGGAGGAGGGGCTGGCGACACGCTTCGACCATGCGGTGAGCCGGCGTGCCCGGCGCGAGCCGCTCCAGCGGATCCTCGGCTGGGAGGAGTTCCGGGGGCTCCGGTTCGTCCTGACGCCGGCGGTGCTCGTCCCGCGTCCGGAGACGGAGATGCTCGTCGAATGGGCGGTCACGCTGCTGCCGCCGCCCGCGCCCCGCCGGCGACCGCTGGTGGTCGACGTCGGCACGGGCTCGGGCTGCATCGCCTGCGCTCTCGCCCACGAGCGGCCGGACGTCGATCTCATCGCGACCGACACGTCGCTGGCCGCCCTCGTGCTCGCCCGCAGCAACGCCCGTCGGCTCGGCCTCCAGGAGCGCGTTCGGCCTGTCGCCGGCGACCTCCTCGCGGCGATCGGCTCCGCGAAGGCCGATCTGATCGTGTCGAATCCGCCCTACCTCCCCACCGATCTCCTGGCCGAGCTGATGCCGGAGGTGAGGGATCACGAGCCGCGGGCGGCGCTGGATGGCGGGGCCGACGGCTTGCGGGACCTTCGGCGGCTCGTCGCCGAGGCCAGGCGAGCGCTGAGGCCTTCGGGTGCGCTCGTGCTCGAGACGGCCGGTGGCGCTCAGGCGGCCGAGGTGAGCGCGCTGGCCCGGGCCGCGGGGCTCGCGCAGGTGACGGTGCGGCGCGACCTCGCCGGCATCGAGCGCTTCGTGGCCGCCCGCACGTCCGCGGA